In Hypanus sabinus isolate sHypSab1 chromosome 17, sHypSab1.hap1, whole genome shotgun sequence, the following proteins share a genomic window:
- the LOC132407211 gene encoding tripartite motif-containing protein 16-like isoform X1, producing MAASSQLHFKDELVCAICLKLLTDPITIPCGHNICMECISIYLDTEEYVKAYSCPKCRGRSDQMTPLCKDGVLCEVVEKAPKNVEVSAAKSRFDPNDAVCDFCTGKKVKATVSCLDCMASFCKTHIGSHQAKAALRLHKLVSPIKITENGKCQRHKRPLDLFCSTDGTFICCICIVQEHENHTVVTIEEERENEQRKLVNKVKSLEEHAKWTKRETEDLRKQTRSIQRTAFILQEDTTAKFNELVQDIEEAKLRVVEFIKKEEQIALSKTEEAIAEKHNKYTELGREKCVMEELSKTVDNIKFLQESKALSNNCGESSSKEKCELNISLLGLDQVVKNLKEHLVSKCDQLMGSLTTDVAGLRHYRPNASEPRNRNELRVFSRRLTFDSKTAHKCLFLTKGNCKVTNIWPDEVYYVDHTERFDSCWQLLCAEELGKGIHYWEVETSEGCCVGVTYKCIARKGSDNSCFIGRNKHSWGIQLFKSHSSAWYNNIEVKTKSEKCEQIGVYLNYPNGILAFYAVSEMGITLLYRFQAVFTEPLYPGFRITKSQSFCCISD from the coding sequence ATGGCTGCATCGTCTCAACTTCATTTTAAGGATGAACTTGTCTGTGCCATCTGTTTGAAGTTGCTCACAGATCCTATTACAATTCCCTGTGGTCATAATATCTGCATGGAATGCATATCGATTTACTTGGATACAGAAGAGTATGTGAAGGCATACAGCTGCCCAAAATGCCGTGGGAGGTCTGATCAAATGACTCCGCTTTGTAAGGACGGTGTTCTCTGTGAAGTCGTGGAAAAAGCTCCCAAAAATGTGGAGGTATCTGCTGCAAAATCACGCTTTGATCCAAATGATGCTGTGTGTGATTTTTGTACTGGCAAAAAGGTGAAAGCTACTGTGTCCTGTTTGGATTGCATGGCATCATTCTGCAAAACCCACATCGGGAGCCATCAAGCAAAAGCAGCGCTGAGGCTTCACAAGCTGGTCAGTCCCATCAAAATTACAGAGAATGGGAAATGCCAGAGACACAAAAGACCACTGGATCTGTTCTGCAGTACAGATGGAACTTTCATCTGTTGCATTTGTATAGTCCAAGAACATGAGAACCACACAGTCGTGACTatagaggaggagagagagaacgagCAGAGAAAACTAGTCAATAAAGTTAAATCATTGGAAGAACATGCAAAATGGACCAAAAGAGAGACTGAAGACCTAAGAAAACAAACCAGATCAATTCAACGTACTGCATTTATTTTGCAAGAAGATACCACTGCAAAGTTCAATGAACTGGTTCAAGATATAGAGGAAGCAAAATTGAGGGTGGTTGAATTCATAAAGAAAGAAGAGCAAATAGCACTGTCCAAGACTGAAGAAGCTATAGCCGAGAAACACAATAAGTATACTGAGTTGGGGAGAGAGAAATGTGTGATGGAAGAGCTTTCAAAAACAGTTGATAATATTAAATTTCTGCAAGAGTCCAAAGCTTTAAGCAATAACTGTGGAGAATCCTCATCCAAGGAGAAATGTGAGTTAAACATTAGTTTACTGGGTTTAGACCAGGTTGTAAAGAACCTGAAGGAGCATTTGGTGAGTAAATGCGATCAGCTGATGGGCAGTCTGACCACTGACGTGGCTGGTCTGAGGCACTATAGGCCAAATGCTTCGGAACCTCGGAACCGGAATGAGCTTCGGGTGTTCTCCCGTCGACTGACCTTCGACTCAAAGACGGCACACAAGTGCCTCTTCCTGACAAAAGGGAACTGCAAAGTGACAAACATCTGGCCTGATGAGGTTTATTATGTTGATCACACCGAGCGATTTGACTCTTGCTGGCAACTGCTGTGTGCAGAAGAATTGGGCAAAGGTATTCACTACTGGGAAGTTGAAACAAGTGAAGGCTGCTGTGTAGGTGTGACATATAAATGTATAGCAAGGAAGGGATCGGACAATTCTTGTTTCATTGGGAGGAATAAGCACTCATGGGGTATACAGCTATTCAAGAGTCATAGTTCAGCATGGTATAATAATATAGAAGTTAAAACAAAATCAGAGAAATGTGAACAAATCGGTGTGTATCTAAACTATCCTAATGGAATCCTTGCCTTTTATGCTGTCTCTGAAATGGGCATTACATTATTATACAGGTTCCAGGCTGTATTTACTGAGCCTCTGTACCCTGGCTTTCGAATAACTAAGAGCCAGTCGTTTTGTTGTATTTCTGATTGA
- the LOC132407211 gene encoding E3 ubiquitin/ISG15 ligase TRIM25-like isoform X2 yields the protein MAASSQLHFKDELVCAICLKLLTDPITIPCGHNICMECISIYLDTEEYVKAYSCPKCRGRSDQMTPLCKDGVLCEVVEKAPKNVEVSAAKSRFDPNDAVCDFCTGKKVKATVSCLDCMASFCKTHIGSHQAKAALRLHKLVSPIKITENGKCQRHKRPLDLFCSTDGTFICCICIVQEHENHTVVTIEEERENEQRKLVNKVKSLEEHAKWTKRETEDLRKQTRSIQRTAFILQEDTTAKFNELVQDIEEAKLRVVEFIKKEEQIALSKTEEAIAEKHNKYTELGREKCVMEELSKTVDNIKFLQESKALSNNCGESSSKEKCELNISLLGLDQVVKNLKEHLVSKCDQLMGSLTTDVAGLRHYRPNASEPRNRNELRVFSRRLTFDSKTAHKCLFLTKGNCKVTNIWPDEVYYVDHTERFDSCWQLLCAEELGKAARRSPGQCATPHGKEQQWERYDCKN from the coding sequence ATGGCTGCATCGTCTCAACTTCATTTTAAGGATGAACTTGTCTGTGCCATCTGTTTGAAGTTGCTCACAGATCCTATTACAATTCCCTGTGGTCATAATATCTGCATGGAATGCATATCGATTTACTTGGATACAGAAGAGTATGTGAAGGCATACAGCTGCCCAAAATGCCGTGGGAGGTCTGATCAAATGACTCCGCTTTGTAAGGACGGTGTTCTCTGTGAAGTCGTGGAAAAAGCTCCCAAAAATGTGGAGGTATCTGCTGCAAAATCACGCTTTGATCCAAATGATGCTGTGTGTGATTTTTGTACTGGCAAAAAGGTGAAAGCTACTGTGTCCTGTTTGGATTGCATGGCATCATTCTGCAAAACCCACATCGGGAGCCATCAAGCAAAAGCAGCGCTGAGGCTTCACAAGCTGGTCAGTCCCATCAAAATTACAGAGAATGGGAAATGCCAGAGACACAAAAGACCACTGGATCTGTTCTGCAGTACAGATGGAACTTTCATCTGTTGCATTTGTATAGTCCAAGAACATGAGAACCACACAGTCGTGACTatagaggaggagagagagaacgagCAGAGAAAACTAGTCAATAAAGTTAAATCATTGGAAGAACATGCAAAATGGACCAAAAGAGAGACTGAAGACCTAAGAAAACAAACCAGATCAATTCAACGTACTGCATTTATTTTGCAAGAAGATACCACTGCAAAGTTCAATGAACTGGTTCAAGATATAGAGGAAGCAAAATTGAGGGTGGTTGAATTCATAAAGAAAGAAGAGCAAATAGCACTGTCCAAGACTGAAGAAGCTATAGCCGAGAAACACAATAAGTATACTGAGTTGGGGAGAGAGAAATGTGTGATGGAAGAGCTTTCAAAAACAGTTGATAATATTAAATTTCTGCAAGAGTCCAAAGCTTTAAGCAATAACTGTGGAGAATCCTCATCCAAGGAGAAATGTGAGTTAAACATTAGTTTACTGGGTTTAGACCAGGTTGTAAAGAACCTGAAGGAGCATTTGGTGAGTAAATGCGATCAGCTGATGGGCAGTCTGACCACTGACGTGGCTGGTCTGAGGCACTATAGGCCAAATGCTTCGGAACCTCGGAACCGGAATGAGCTTCGGGTGTTCTCCCGTCGACTGACCTTCGACTCAAAGACGGCACACAAGTGCCTCTTCCTGACAAAAGGGAACTGCAAAGTGACAAACATCTGGCCTGATGAGGTTTATTATGTTGATCACACCGAGCGATTTGACTCTTGCTGGCAACTGCTGTGTGCAGAAGAATTGGGCAAAG